The Andrena cerasifolii isolate SP2316 chromosome 14, iyAndCera1_principal, whole genome shotgun sequence genome contains the following window.
ATGAAACGAAGGTTGCGTCATTAACAAATGCGACCATATGGGCCACTGTCTTGTCTCTCGAGTACTCGGCAGCAAGTAGGGCAAAATATTTACGCGACAGTGTATTCTCGTGTTTCCTGCCCGTGTTTAAACGACATCTTAAGTGCCACCATTCGTTTACACGCGATGTAAACAGCGGTTTCGTCGTGCCCCTTCTTGGTTACGCTAAAAACTCCAAATCCTGGACCGTCACCCCCGTCCTATTATTAGCCACGGACCACTCGAATCCCGCATAAAACGTTAATCAGGGAAATCACGCGTGTTTAACGATCCTCCACGGATTTTATTCTTATTACAACGAGTCCTATCGTTATACCGAGGTAATATCCAGGAATCGGAACGGTTGGCGCTGGATTTAGAGGAAAAGTATTCTGGCGATCTTTATTCCCAAGCTGCCTGAAATTTGTACATTATAGAATTCGATGACAAGCGCGTGGGAAGGAGGCAACAATGGTTTTATTAATCGAAGTTGCACCTTCAAAGAGGAGCAAAGCGTTCCCGAAATAGATATGACCGTACGGCTAACTGCTGCCTATCCAATTCATTCGGAGCACCGTACCAACCGGAGAGAGAACCGCACTGTTTAAATTCGTGCAGATGTTGTATACTTCTGGAGGGCTGTAAATCAGCCCGAAGTACCCAATCGCGGGGGCCTCTTGTTCGGTCTAGGATCTGTTGAAACAGACACCCGTCCACCCGAGACTACCGTTTACATCGTGTCACGTCTCCTAATTTGTGATCTGGGCTGCATACACCCTCGCGTATCCCCCGGGCTTCTGTCTTCAACGGACCGTACTGCGTATCAACTCGTTTAATCTCTAAGCCAGAAAACATTCTTTCCCTTAAACTTCGATTGCCCGTTGCACAAGCCAGCTTCCAATAGTACGATGTGCGTTTGCAGTGCCGATAACTTCTGCATCGGCGTCAGCGAACCAAACGGAGTCCAATGCTAGGAGGAAGAGGTCGTGGTCGAGGGCTGTGTTTAGTTCTCTGCAGAGGAAAGGGTTGGAGAGAAGATTCTCCTTGCAAAAGTACATAACTAAGCCGGATAGGAGGCAGCTAGCAGCGACACTGGGCCTAACAGACGCTCAGGTAACGTCTCAGAACGATCAGGCTTGCAGGCTGATGGGAATTCAGGGAGCCAGTAGTGGAAGGTATCCTTGTGTGTTGCAGGTGAAGGTTTGGTTCCAGAATCGACGAATGAAGTGGCGGCACACGAAGGAGAGCGAAAGTACTTCGTTGACGAGTCTCGATTCGCAGAAGGAGCCTAGGAAGTTAGTGAAGGGTAGTGTAAGGAGCACGGCGGCGGAAAAGACTGTttcggaggacgaggaggatgtCGAGATCGAGGTCGACGTGTAAAACGTGCAATGTGTATTTACTGTGTTTGACGATATTTGATAAGGTTTAGTTTGTAATATTCTGACGATTAAAATTTGTATACCGAATAAACTTTGTACGCAAGTTGATTGGCGGTTCCACGCGATGCCATGAATACCGGCACGGTTCAACGAGTCAACGTTCAAATCTTTCTCTGTCAGCTGCCGAGGCAACTGACTTGTTAGCTTTCACAGAACTGGAGAATCGGGAggtatttttttctcgaaagttttACGATTAATCCCCACAGGTAAGTGACATTTTTCACTTCGCCAGAGAGCTACGTACGTGATACAGGAACTTAGCTATATTCCAGTAATTAAATTGGTCGCGCGAGATAATGTTCTAACCAGGGAATAATATAATTACAGTCGCGATGCAACGCTTGCTACCGAAAATTCTGTCGCTGTCGCGACGATGCTCGGTGATGAAGGTGTCGAAGCCTCTAACCGCGAACGAGGGACAGAAATGCTTGAATCTCACTGCCTCTGacataatttgtaagttaaattgaaagaaactgaTCCGGTCACGTTGCATTCGCTCTTTCTTCGATCGAAGTTTCCAGAAGTGTACTTCAGAATCGCCATGTTTAATTGATGAAcagaatttgaataattttcgaCCTTTCAGCCGCGTCCATGACCCAAACTCAAGCAGCAGCCATGCCCGGGCCGTTAACTCGAGCGGACGCGATTCCTCTGTTGGATCCAGCGGCTGCTGAAGTCTCGACGACGACCTTCGAGGTGTCCCCGTTGGGAATGGAGCCACAGGTTACCGTAGAGAAGGCACCGTTGCCATTCGAGGAGATCCCTGGACCAGCTGTGCTGAAGATCTGGGAGAAGTATTGGAAATACGTGCCGCTCCTCGGTACGCAACTGTTTTCCAGTCTGCTAATCAACAGATTCACCCAGGGTACGATCTGTTGAAGTACCGATAGGTCCGAAACCCGAAGATCCCTGCCCTTGCGACGAAAGTGTCGATTATACTCCAATGCACTGCTTACAAATTGAGCTTGTTAGAGGAATATGTTAGAcgaataataacaataacagaGTTGGCCAAGAGTAGACTTTACAGAGATTAAACGTTGTTGGCTCTTCGGGTTGTCGATTTAGCGCACTCCGATTCACCTGATGTGTCAGAATATTGCACAGGATGAATAAAAGTAGACTGTAGATTGATAGGAAAATATCCGAAGGGAATTCTACGGTAACTCGATTTGAACTACGTTGAATCTCATACCAGTTGTTTCCAGGACGGCTATCGTGGAATCGCAACGTGACACCCTTGAAGTACTTATTCAACGAGTACGGCTGCATCGTGAGGATCAACGGGCCCCTTTCCGGAGAGATTGTCATGATACATAGGTCAAATTTTCCATGTATAACTCTTTGCAATCTACCTGTACTGACTCAACTATCGGTGCAGGCCTGAACACATAGCAGAAGTACTGAAGCAGGAAGGGGCCGTTCCAGCTCGCAGTGGCATCGATATTCTGCAACACTATCGTCTCAACCATCGCAAGTGTCGCCTTGCCGGGCCGTACTCGCTGTTAGTAAACGCCTTCAATTCATAAATAATCGATTGCACCCctgaaccaaaaaaaaaaaacagattagagcctaatgttttttaatgtacATTGAGTTGCTCAGGCAGGGTTCAGAGTGGCTGGAGGTGAGAGAAAAAGTAGAGCGGGAGTTCAGACAGATCGCCACTGGCTTCCTCGATAAGATCGATATGGTCAGCGACGAGCTAATCAGCAGGATATACGAAATACGCAACAGGCAAGACGAAGTGCGTATCAAATTCGAGCGAGGAATGTTTTACATGCGTGTGGTTTAATTCGGAGAGAAATTTTCAATGGTGGGTCGATAGGTACCTGCCAATTTTCACGAAGACATGATTCGCTGGGCCATGGAGTGCTTCTGCACCCTCACGTTCAACAAGCACCTCGGATTCCTGGAGCCAGCTGGCTACA
Protein-coding sequences here:
- the LOC143376738 gene encoding H2.0-like homeobox protein: MNEVKTRVVDAANCSKQLKFGVERILSDEISSKRTDVLRPLPLQYSTVRCPCPGGCVRCEALRICPTFPYNQTTVPGNYGSTNHGTGIVENYGNIYRPAPLRPVPRVPITSASASANQTESNARRKRSWSRAVFSSLQRKGLERRFSLQKYITKPDRRQLAATLGLTDAQVKVWFQNRRMKWRHTKESESTSLTSLDSQKEPRKLVKGSVRSTAAEKTVSEDEEDVEIEVDV